One genomic region from Sylvia atricapilla isolate bSylAtr1 chromosome 16, bSylAtr1.pri, whole genome shotgun sequence encodes:
- the EPB41L1 gene encoding band 4.1-like protein 1 isoform X3, which translates to MTTETGPGSEVRNAQEEAPQQQLEAAAQGPTAAPGPAGRDTDPNEKLGAQPDTRNMEPGTDMEDKDYSETDGLSDKTTPSKTQKSPQKTTKKVKSALCRVTLLDASEYECEVEKHARGQVLFDMVCEHLNLLEKDYFGLTFCDSDSQKNWLDPSKEIKKQIRSGPWNFAFTVKFYPPDPAQLTEDITRYYLCLQLRADIITGRLPCSFVTHALLGSYAVQAELGDHDTEEHVGNYVSELRFAPNQTRELEERIMELHKTYRGMTPGEAEIHFLENAKKLSMYGVDLHHAKDSEGIDIMLGVCANGLLIYRDRLRINRFAWPKILKISYKRSNFYIKIRPGEYEQFESTIGFKLPNHRSAKRLWKVCIEHHTFFRLVSPEPPPKGFLVMGSKFRYSGRTQAQTRQASALIDRPAPFFERSSSKRYTMSRSLDGEFSRPASVSENHDAGPEGEKQDEDGEFGSRRRSETEDEEVTTPTKIKELKPEHETTPRHKQEFLDKPEDVLLKHQASINELKRTLKEPNSKLVHRDRDRRLPSSPASSSPKHEDETPKGTPEKATETMEEDTLDDFASEHGASLSMESFTQKSLVSSPEGSEHWVFIEREAPRLEAVALRKTLRAKTEEARAGTSEGNTSGSLMKVEVTVGKAKDVPGQEELAAAALETRKRAKMIASPEDFESVWEDELYEKESRGEASPGAAHPPTKSMEGEPQEPGKGTATRETELPKPCQQPEERQRTKILEPEPSQGGGELLSKEHASAAFRKQEARLPAAAPELLKIKVKAGDDSSETSATQRIIYLGDPEGEKDSKTHLVLDTGGWLGLEERPKTPVNTSREGSGHVAPVAEGFQPLSSASHQHSTVSGKPTGAPELPGMSWDGTSLGAHALSGWEELSLQPEKGPGAGVLGGAPTGSEALLCSQEVGPEEMELQSSVGGFKPCGLAGDDARAEEHRGRPAQSPDVCPELEGLSEGVGADSDREECARVVLQMEEIEPKSPSSSAGCWQGHTHTVGLEGDKPNAPVPPPLPQKPSPVPVEPSPGTEPQSIDLSLGTSPARGVAMPEGMDPSMEVALPMGTKPEAEEQSQNVGFASRKLHQETRPVTGEPPQNTDTAAESFQVRHLATREVAQDMDTAHSNVPATEEPLQEEKPMIKELFQGSGPGKPTRDEGFGMEELSHDKSLGMAELPPKGEEAEHQTETIVRDLTLHTADPKAQEPHQDSELNVGQDLQGGSWTITESARDSGLAPEQPLQDESPPRIAADVPHFQSPAAGLCQGSEASQLSALGNEGRAGQSSGETHPAEAGVSVCMAGLAGAVSQEHGDATMAPGNQQDSKSFRETSVASKIKMFEQGEVERRAAQEGQECVPEAETSVTAMGKTNLAQDVSLSTGLASPLALGPVSSVGSLALGQGAGSGDTFQHRSLKEHVSADPEHEEDSADLASPDSGCELTLAEAVSKSQEPSGEEKDLYDPSVKSSLKEENVKAAVPVVSQRAGVREGPEERVKPPRHRAPESDTGDEEPDQEKDSVFLKDNHLAIERKCSSITVSSTSSLEAEVDFTVIGDFHGTAFEDISRSLPELDKDKSETEDEGLISLQRTDKVVPGLEEDVKGRDKVSQPSPDVSQPEPSAPKADAVTLKKPEAEGSTPHQDHGAKAGKGAAPTTDLRSLSPISGGSAGKEVLTSIFSATAETLSTSTTTHVTKTVKGGFSETRIEKRIIITGDEDVDQDQALALAIKEAKLQHPDMLVTKAVVYRETEPSPEERDKKPQES; encoded by the exons ATGACAACGGAGACGGGCCCCGGCTCCGAGGTGAGGAACGCGCAGGAAGAGGCTccgcagcagcagctggaggcgGCGGCCCAGGGCCCCACGGCCGCACCCGGCCCCGCCGGTCGCGACACCGACCCCAATGAGAAGCTCGGGGCACAGCCCGACACCCGAAACATGGAGCCG ggcacagACATGGAGGACAAGGACTACAGTGAGACCGATGGACTCTCTGACAAAACGACTCCCAGCAAGACCCAGAAGTCACCCCAGAAAACCACCAAGAAAGTGAagagtgccctgtgcagggtgACCCTGCTTGATGCGTCTGAGTACGAGTGCGAGGTGGAG AAACATGCCCGAGGCCAGGTGCTCTTTGACATGGTGTGTGAGCACCTCAACCTCCTGGAGAAGGACTACTTTGGCCTCACCTTCTGTGATTCGGACAGCCAGAAG AACTGGCTGGACCCCTCCAAGGAGATCAAGAAGCAGATCCGCA gtGGGCCCTGGAACTTTGCCTTCACTGTGAAGTTCTACCCTCCAGACCCTGCCCAGCTCACAGAGGACATCACCAG ATACtacctgtgcctgcagctccgTGCCGACATCATCACGGGGCgcctgccctgctcctttgTCACCCATGCCCTGCTGGGCTCCTATGCTGTCCAGGCCGAGCTGGGTGACCATGACACTGAGGAGCACGTGGGCAACTACGTCAGCGAGCTGCGCTTTGCCCCGAACCAGACGCGGGAGCTGGAGGAGCGCATCATGGAGCTGCACAAGACCTACCG GGGAATGACCCCCGGGGAAGCAGAGATCCACTTCCTGGAGAATGCCAAGAAGCTCTCCATGTATGGGGTGGACCTGCATCATGCCAAG GACTCAGAGGGCATTGACATCATGCTGGGCGTCTGTGCCAATGGCCTCCTCATCTACAGGGACCGCCTGCGCATCAACCGCTTTGCCTGGCCCAAGATCCTCAAGATCTCCTACAAGAGAAGCAACTTCTACATCAAGATCCGCCCAGGGGAG TACGAACAGTTCGAGAGCACCATTGGCTTCAAGCTGCCCAACCACCGCTCAGCCAAGAGGCTCTGGAAGGTCTGCATAGAGCATCACACCTTCTTCAG gctggtgtccccagagccaccccCCAAGGGCTTCCTGGTGATGGGCTCCAAGTTTCGGTACAGCGGGCGCACGCAGGCGCAGACACGCCAGGCCAGCGCCCTCATCGACCGCCCCGCGCCCTTCTTCGAGCGCTCCTCCAGCAAACGCTACACCATGTCCCGCAGCCTGGACGGAG agttCTCGCGCCCAGCCTCTGTCAGCGAGAACCACGACGCCGGGCCTGAGGGTGAGAAGCAGGATGAGGACGGTGAGTTTGGCAGCAGGAGACGCTCTGAGACAGAGGATGAGGAAGTGACCACCCCGACAAAGATCAAGGAGCTGAAG CCGGAGCACGAAACAACCCCCAGGCACAAGCAGGAG TTTTTAGACAAGCCAGAAGATGTTTTGCTGAAGCATCAGGCCAGCATCAATGAGCTGAAGCGGACCCTCAAGGAGCCCAACAGCAAACTGGTTCACAGGGACCGGGACAGGAGGCTGCCTTCCTCACCAGCCTCTTCCTCACCCAAGCATGAGGATGAAACACCAAAGGGAACCCCTGAAAAGGCCACTGAG ACAATGGAAGAGGACACCTTAGACGATTTTGCATCTGAGCATGGAGCTTCCCTAAGCATGGAGTCTTTCACGCAGAAAAGCCTTGTCTCCTCTCCTGAG GGCTCGGAGCACTGGGTATTTATAGAGAGAGAAGCCCCTAGGCTGGAAGCTGTAGCTCTGAGGAAAACTCTGAGAGCCAAGACAGAAGAAGCACGTGCAGGTACCTCGGAGGGGAACACGAGTGGGAGCCTGATGAAAGTGGAGGTGACGGTAGGGAAAGCCAAGGACGTGCCAGGCCAggaagagctggcagctgcagccttggAGACAAGGAAGAGAGCCAAAATGATTGCTAGTCCCGAGGATTTTGAGTCTGTGTGGGAGGATGAGCTCTATGAGAAGGAAAGCAGGGGTGAGGCCAGCCCGGGGGCGGCCCATCCACCCACCAAGAGCATGGAGGGGGAGCCCCAAGAGCCGGGCAAAGGCACAGCCACCAGGGAGACAGAGCTGCCCAAGCCCTGTCAGCAGCCTGAAGAGAGGCAAAGGACCAAGATTTTGGAGCCAGAGCCTTCCCAGGGAGGAGGTGAGCTGCTCTCCAAGGAACATGCTTCTGCAGCCTTCAGGAAGCAGGAGGCCAGATTGCCAGCcgcagccccagagctcctgaAAATTAAAGTGAAGGCTGGTGACGACAGCTCAGAAACTTCTGCAACCCAGAGGATCATCTACTTAGGAGATCCAGAGGGGGAGAAGGACAGTAAAACGcacctggtcttggacactgGTGGGTGGCTTGGCTTGGAGGAGAGACCAAAAACCCCAGTAAACACATCCAGGGAGGGATCTGGGCACGTGGCACCCGTGGCAGAAGGATTCCAACCTCTCTCCTCAGCAAGTCACCAACACAGTACAGTGTCTGGAAAACCCACTGGAGCACCAGAGTTgcctgggatgagctgggatgGGACCAGCCTGGGGGCACATGCCCTCTCTGGGTGGgaagagctgtccctgcagccagagaaaggACCTGGTGCTGGTGTGCTTGGAGGAGCACCCACGGGAAGTGAAGCCCTGCTGTGTTCCCAGGAGGTGGGACCAGAGGagatggagctgcagagctcagtgggAGGCTTTAAGCCATGTGGCCTGGCAGGGGATGATGCCAGggctgaggagcacagaggaAGACCAGCACAGTCCCCAGACGTCTGCCCAGAACTGGAGGGGCTCTCAGAAGGGGTTGGAGCAGACAGCGACAGGGAGGAATGTGCCAGAGTGGTTCTCCAGATGGAAGAGATAGAGCCCAAGTCACCATCATCATCAgctgggtgctggcagggcCATACTCACACcgtggggctggagggagacAAACCCAATGCTCCTGTACCTCCACCCCTTCCCCAGAAACCCAGCCCAGTCCCTGTGGAGCCATCTCCGGGCACAGAGCCTCAGAGCATAGAcctgtccctgggcaccagccctgccagaggGGTGGCCATGCCTGAGGGTATGGACCCCTCCATGGAGGTGGCACTACCCATGGGCACCAAACCTGAAGCTGAAGAACAATCCCAAAATGTGGGATTTGCCTCACGGAAACTGCATCAGGAGACACGTCCTGTTACAGGAgaaccaccccaaaacacagacactgcagcagAGTCATTCCAGGTTAGACACCTGGCCACCAGGGAGGTTGCCCAGGACATGGACACAGCACATAGCAATGTCCCTGCCACTGAAGAgccactgcaggaggagaagcCCATGATCAAAGAGCTCTTCCAAGGCTCAGGACCAGGGAAGCCAACCAGAGATGAAGGCTTTGGGATGGAAGAACTGTCCCATGACAAAAGCCTTGGCATGGCTGAGCTGCCCCCCAagggagaagaagcagaacACCAGACTGAGACAATCGTGAGAGACTTAACCCTCCACACTGCAGATCCAAAAGCACAAGAGCCACACCAGGACTCGGAGTTAAATGTGGGACAAGATCTGCAGGGTGGGAGCTGGACAATCACAGAAAGTGCCAGGGACAGTGGTCTGGCTCCAGAACAGCCACTGCAGGATGAGTCTCCTCCCAGAATAGCTGCTGATGTCCCACACTTCCAGTCCCCTGCAGCAGGATTGTGCCAAGGAAGCGAGGCgtcccagctctctgccctggggaatgaaggcagggcagggcaatCAAGTGGCGAGACTCatccagcagaggctggggtGTCAGTGTGCatggctgggctggcaggagctgtgtcccaggagCATGGGGATGCTACCATGGCCCCAGGAAACCAGCAGGACAGCAAGAGCTTCAGGGAAACCTCAGTGGCCTCCAAGATTAAGATGTTTGAGCAAGGTGAGGTGGAGCGAAGGGCAGCCCAGGAAGGACAGGAGTGTGTGCCTGAAGCTGAGACATCGGTGACAGCCATGGGGAAGACAAATCTGGCACAGGACGTGTCTTTGAGCACTGGCCTCGCCTCACCCCTTGCACTGGGACCTGTGTCCAGTGTGGGCTCCTTGGCCCTTGGGCAAGGGGCTGGTTCAGGAGACACCTTCCAGCATCGCTCCCTGAAGGAACATGTCTCTGCTGACCCTGAGCACGAAGAAGACAGTGCTGACCTGGCCTCGCCCGACTCTGGCTGCGAGCTCACCCTGGCTGAGGCCGTG AGCAAATCTCAGGAACCaagtggggaagaaaaggatTTATATGACCCATCAGTAAAATCCAGTCTGAAAGAAGAGAATGTAAAGGCTGCTGTTCCAGTGGTCTCGCAG AGAGCGGGTGTGAGGGAGGGCCCTGAGGAGAGGGTTAAGCCGCCCCGGCACAGGGCCCCTGAGAGCGATACCGGAGACGAGGAGCCCGACCAGGAGAAAGACTCAGTCTTCCTGAAGGACAACCACCTGGCCATTGAGCGCAAGTGCTCCAGCATCACAGTCAGCTCCACATCCAGCCTAGAAGCAGAGGTGGACTTCACTGTCATCGGGGACTTCCACGGCACAGCCTTTGAGGACATCTCCCGGAGCCTGCCCGAGCTGGACAAGGACAAGAGCGAAACGGAAGATGAAGGCCTGATTTCCCTCCAGCGTACTGACAAAGTAGTTCCTGGACTAGAAGAGGATGTCAAAGGCAGGGATAAGgtctcccagcccagcccagatGTCTCCCAGCCAGAG ccttcagccccaaaagcagaCGCTGTGACTCTGAAGAAGCCCGAAGCAGAAGGCTCCACTCCACATCAG GATCATGGCGCCAAGGCTGGCAAAGGGGCCGCTCCCACCACAGACCTTCGCTCTCTGTCACCG ATCTCTGGCggctctgctgggaaggagGTGCTCACCAGCATATTCAGCGCCACTGCGGAGACGCTCTCCACTTCCACCACCACCCACGTTACCAAg ACTGTGAAGGGGGGCTTCTCCGAGACCCGGATAGAGAAGCGCATCATCATCACAGGAGATGAAGATGTGGACCAGGACCAG GCACTGGCTTTAGCAATCAAAGAGGCAAAACTCCAGCACCCCGACATGCTGGTAACCAAAGCTGTGGTGTACAGAGAAACAGAGCCCTCTCCAGAGGAAAGGGACAAGAAACCTCAG GAATCTTGA
- the EPB41L1 gene encoding band 4.1-like protein 1 isoform X1, giving the protein MTTETGPGSEVRNAQEEAPQQQLEAAAQGPTAAPGPAGRDTDPNEKLGAQPDTRNMEPGTDMEDKDYSETDGLSDKTTPSKTQKSPQKTTKKVKSALCRVTLLDASEYECEVEKHARGQVLFDMVCEHLNLLEKDYFGLTFCDSDSQKNWLDPSKEIKKQIRSGPWNFAFTVKFYPPDPAQLTEDITRYYLCLQLRADIITGRLPCSFVTHALLGSYAVQAELGDHDTEEHVGNYVSELRFAPNQTRELEERIMELHKTYRGMTPGEAEIHFLENAKKLSMYGVDLHHAKDSEGIDIMLGVCANGLLIYRDRLRINRFAWPKILKISYKRSNFYIKIRPGEYEQFESTIGFKLPNHRSAKRLWKVCIEHHTFFRLVSPEPPPKGFLVMGSKFRYSGRTQAQTRQASALIDRPAPFFERSSSKRYTMSRSLDGEFSRPASVSENHDAGPEGEKQDEDGEFGSRRRSETEDEEVTTPTKIKELKPEHETTPRHKQEFLDKPEDVLLKHQASINELKRTLKEPNSKLVHRDRDRRLPSSPASSSPKHEDETPKGTPEKATETMEEDTLDDFASEHGASLSMESFTQKSLVSSPEGSEHWVFIEREAPRLEAVALRKTLRAKTEEARAGTSEGNTSGSLMKVEVTVGKAKDVPGQEELAAAALETRKRAKMIASPEDFESVWEDELYEKESRGEASPGAAHPPTKSMEGEPQEPGKGTATRETELPKPCQQPEERQRTKILEPEPSQGGGELLSKEHASAAFRKQEARLPAAAPELLKIKVKAGDDSSETSATQRIIYLGDPEGEKDSKTHLVLDTGGWLGLEERPKTPVNTSREGSGHVAPVAEGFQPLSSASHQHSTVSGKPTGAPELPGMSWDGTSLGAHALSGWEELSLQPEKGPGAGVLGGAPTGSEALLCSQEVGPEEMELQSSVGGFKPCGLAGDDARAEEHRGRPAQSPDVCPELEGLSEGVGADSDREECARVVLQMEEIEPKSPSSSAGCWQGHTHTVGLEGDKPNAPVPPPLPQKPSPVPVEPSPGTEPQSIDLSLGTSPARGVAMPEGMDPSMEVALPMGTKPEAEEQSQNVGFASRKLHQETRPVTGEPPQNTDTAAESFQVRHLATREVAQDMDTAHSNVPATEEPLQEEKPMIKELFQGSGPGKPTRDEGFGMEELSHDKSLGMAELPPKGEEAEHQTETIVRDLTLHTADPKAQEPHQDSELNVGQDLQGGSWTITESARDSGLAPEQPLQDESPPRIAADVPHFQSPAAGLCQGSEASQLSALGNEGRAGQSSGETHPAEAGVSVCMAGLAGAVSQEHGDATMAPGNQQDSKSFRETSVASKIKMFEQGEVERRAAQEGQECVPEAETSVTAMGKTNLAQDVSLSTGLASPLALGPVSSVGSLALGQGAGSGDTFQHRSLKEHVSADPEHEEDSADLASPDSGCELTLAEAVSKSQEPSGEEKDLYDPSVKSSLKEENVKAAVPVVSQRAGVREGPEERVKPPRHRAPESDTGDEEPDQEKDSVFLKDNHLAIERKCSSITVSSTSSLEAEVDFTVIGDFHGTAFEDISRSLPELDKDKSETEDEGLISLQRTDKVVPGLEEDVKGRDKVSQPSPDVSQPEPSAPKADAVTLKKPEAEGSTPHQVDGGTPGIRDTTTTAQAGTTETALVTSDHGAKAGKGAAPTTDLRSLSPISGGSAGKEVLTSIFSATAETLSTSTTTHVTKTVKGGFSETRIEKRIIITGDEDVDQDQALALAIKEAKLQHPDMLVTKAVVYRETEPSPEERDKKPQES; this is encoded by the exons ATGACAACGGAGACGGGCCCCGGCTCCGAGGTGAGGAACGCGCAGGAAGAGGCTccgcagcagcagctggaggcgGCGGCCCAGGGCCCCACGGCCGCACCCGGCCCCGCCGGTCGCGACACCGACCCCAATGAGAAGCTCGGGGCACAGCCCGACACCCGAAACATGGAGCCG ggcacagACATGGAGGACAAGGACTACAGTGAGACCGATGGACTCTCTGACAAAACGACTCCCAGCAAGACCCAGAAGTCACCCCAGAAAACCACCAAGAAAGTGAagagtgccctgtgcagggtgACCCTGCTTGATGCGTCTGAGTACGAGTGCGAGGTGGAG AAACATGCCCGAGGCCAGGTGCTCTTTGACATGGTGTGTGAGCACCTCAACCTCCTGGAGAAGGACTACTTTGGCCTCACCTTCTGTGATTCGGACAGCCAGAAG AACTGGCTGGACCCCTCCAAGGAGATCAAGAAGCAGATCCGCA gtGGGCCCTGGAACTTTGCCTTCACTGTGAAGTTCTACCCTCCAGACCCTGCCCAGCTCACAGAGGACATCACCAG ATACtacctgtgcctgcagctccgTGCCGACATCATCACGGGGCgcctgccctgctcctttgTCACCCATGCCCTGCTGGGCTCCTATGCTGTCCAGGCCGAGCTGGGTGACCATGACACTGAGGAGCACGTGGGCAACTACGTCAGCGAGCTGCGCTTTGCCCCGAACCAGACGCGGGAGCTGGAGGAGCGCATCATGGAGCTGCACAAGACCTACCG GGGAATGACCCCCGGGGAAGCAGAGATCCACTTCCTGGAGAATGCCAAGAAGCTCTCCATGTATGGGGTGGACCTGCATCATGCCAAG GACTCAGAGGGCATTGACATCATGCTGGGCGTCTGTGCCAATGGCCTCCTCATCTACAGGGACCGCCTGCGCATCAACCGCTTTGCCTGGCCCAAGATCCTCAAGATCTCCTACAAGAGAAGCAACTTCTACATCAAGATCCGCCCAGGGGAG TACGAACAGTTCGAGAGCACCATTGGCTTCAAGCTGCCCAACCACCGCTCAGCCAAGAGGCTCTGGAAGGTCTGCATAGAGCATCACACCTTCTTCAG gctggtgtccccagagccaccccCCAAGGGCTTCCTGGTGATGGGCTCCAAGTTTCGGTACAGCGGGCGCACGCAGGCGCAGACACGCCAGGCCAGCGCCCTCATCGACCGCCCCGCGCCCTTCTTCGAGCGCTCCTCCAGCAAACGCTACACCATGTCCCGCAGCCTGGACGGAG agttCTCGCGCCCAGCCTCTGTCAGCGAGAACCACGACGCCGGGCCTGAGGGTGAGAAGCAGGATGAGGACGGTGAGTTTGGCAGCAGGAGACGCTCTGAGACAGAGGATGAGGAAGTGACCACCCCGACAAAGATCAAGGAGCTGAAG CCGGAGCACGAAACAACCCCCAGGCACAAGCAGGAG TTTTTAGACAAGCCAGAAGATGTTTTGCTGAAGCATCAGGCCAGCATCAATGAGCTGAAGCGGACCCTCAAGGAGCCCAACAGCAAACTGGTTCACAGGGACCGGGACAGGAGGCTGCCTTCCTCACCAGCCTCTTCCTCACCCAAGCATGAGGATGAAACACCAAAGGGAACCCCTGAAAAGGCCACTGAG ACAATGGAAGAGGACACCTTAGACGATTTTGCATCTGAGCATGGAGCTTCCCTAAGCATGGAGTCTTTCACGCAGAAAAGCCTTGTCTCCTCTCCTGAG GGCTCGGAGCACTGGGTATTTATAGAGAGAGAAGCCCCTAGGCTGGAAGCTGTAGCTCTGAGGAAAACTCTGAGAGCCAAGACAGAAGAAGCACGTGCAGGTACCTCGGAGGGGAACACGAGTGGGAGCCTGATGAAAGTGGAGGTGACGGTAGGGAAAGCCAAGGACGTGCCAGGCCAggaagagctggcagctgcagccttggAGACAAGGAAGAGAGCCAAAATGATTGCTAGTCCCGAGGATTTTGAGTCTGTGTGGGAGGATGAGCTCTATGAGAAGGAAAGCAGGGGTGAGGCCAGCCCGGGGGCGGCCCATCCACCCACCAAGAGCATGGAGGGGGAGCCCCAAGAGCCGGGCAAAGGCACAGCCACCAGGGAGACAGAGCTGCCCAAGCCCTGTCAGCAGCCTGAAGAGAGGCAAAGGACCAAGATTTTGGAGCCAGAGCCTTCCCAGGGAGGAGGTGAGCTGCTCTCCAAGGAACATGCTTCTGCAGCCTTCAGGAAGCAGGAGGCCAGATTGCCAGCcgcagccccagagctcctgaAAATTAAAGTGAAGGCTGGTGACGACAGCTCAGAAACTTCTGCAACCCAGAGGATCATCTACTTAGGAGATCCAGAGGGGGAGAAGGACAGTAAAACGcacctggtcttggacactgGTGGGTGGCTTGGCTTGGAGGAGAGACCAAAAACCCCAGTAAACACATCCAGGGAGGGATCTGGGCACGTGGCACCCGTGGCAGAAGGATTCCAACCTCTCTCCTCAGCAAGTCACCAACACAGTACAGTGTCTGGAAAACCCACTGGAGCACCAGAGTTgcctgggatgagctgggatgGGACCAGCCTGGGGGCACATGCCCTCTCTGGGTGGgaagagctgtccctgcagccagagaaaggACCTGGTGCTGGTGTGCTTGGAGGAGCACCCACGGGAAGTGAAGCCCTGCTGTGTTCCCAGGAGGTGGGACCAGAGGagatggagctgcagagctcagtgggAGGCTTTAAGCCATGTGGCCTGGCAGGGGATGATGCCAGggctgaggagcacagaggaAGACCAGCACAGTCCCCAGACGTCTGCCCAGAACTGGAGGGGCTCTCAGAAGGGGTTGGAGCAGACAGCGACAGGGAGGAATGTGCCAGAGTGGTTCTCCAGATGGAAGAGATAGAGCCCAAGTCACCATCATCATCAgctgggtgctggcagggcCATACTCACACcgtggggctggagggagacAAACCCAATGCTCCTGTACCTCCACCCCTTCCCCAGAAACCCAGCCCAGTCCCTGTGGAGCCATCTCCGGGCACAGAGCCTCAGAGCATAGAcctgtccctgggcaccagccctgccagaggGGTGGCCATGCCTGAGGGTATGGACCCCTCCATGGAGGTGGCACTACCCATGGGCACCAAACCTGAAGCTGAAGAACAATCCCAAAATGTGGGATTTGCCTCACGGAAACTGCATCAGGAGACACGTCCTGTTACAGGAgaaccaccccaaaacacagacactgcagcagAGTCATTCCAGGTTAGACACCTGGCCACCAGGGAGGTTGCCCAGGACATGGACACAGCACATAGCAATGTCCCTGCCACTGAAGAgccactgcaggaggagaagcCCATGATCAAAGAGCTCTTCCAAGGCTCAGGACCAGGGAAGCCAACCAGAGATGAAGGCTTTGGGATGGAAGAACTGTCCCATGACAAAAGCCTTGGCATGGCTGAGCTGCCCCCCAagggagaagaagcagaacACCAGACTGAGACAATCGTGAGAGACTTAACCCTCCACACTGCAGATCCAAAAGCACAAGAGCCACACCAGGACTCGGAGTTAAATGTGGGACAAGATCTGCAGGGTGGGAGCTGGACAATCACAGAAAGTGCCAGGGACAGTGGTCTGGCTCCAGAACAGCCACTGCAGGATGAGTCTCCTCCCAGAATAGCTGCTGATGTCCCACACTTCCAGTCCCCTGCAGCAGGATTGTGCCAAGGAAGCGAGGCgtcccagctctctgccctggggaatgaaggcagggcagggcaatCAAGTGGCGAGACTCatccagcagaggctggggtGTCAGTGTGCatggctgggctggcaggagctgtgtcccaggagCATGGGGATGCTACCATGGCCCCAGGAAACCAGCAGGACAGCAAGAGCTTCAGGGAAACCTCAGTGGCCTCCAAGATTAAGATGTTTGAGCAAGGTGAGGTGGAGCGAAGGGCAGCCCAGGAAGGACAGGAGTGTGTGCCTGAAGCTGAGACATCGGTGACAGCCATGGGGAAGACAAATCTGGCACAGGACGTGTCTTTGAGCACTGGCCTCGCCTCACCCCTTGCACTGGGACCTGTGTCCAGTGTGGGCTCCTTGGCCCTTGGGCAAGGGGCTGGTTCAGGAGACACCTTCCAGCATCGCTCCCTGAAGGAACATGTCTCTGCTGACCCTGAGCACGAAGAAGACAGTGCTGACCTGGCCTCGCCCGACTCTGGCTGCGAGCTCACCCTGGCTGAGGCCGTG AGCAAATCTCAGGAACCaagtggggaagaaaaggatTTATATGACCCATCAGTAAAATCCAGTCTGAAAGAAGAGAATGTAAAGGCTGCTGTTCCAGTGGTCTCGCAG AGAGCGGGTGTGAGGGAGGGCCCTGAGGAGAGGGTTAAGCCGCCCCGGCACAGGGCCCCTGAGAGCGATACCGGAGACGAGGAGCCCGACCAGGAGAAAGACTCAGTCTTCCTGAAGGACAACCACCTGGCCATTGAGCGCAAGTGCTCCAGCATCACAGTCAGCTCCACATCCAGCCTAGAAGCAGAGGTGGACTTCACTGTCATCGGGGACTTCCACGGCACAGCCTTTGAGGACATCTCCCGGAGCCTGCCCGAGCTGGACAAGGACAAGAGCGAAACGGAAGATGAAGGCCTGATTTCCCTCCAGCGTACTGACAAAGTAGTTCCTGGACTAGAAGAGGATGTCAAAGGCAGGGATAAGgtctcccagcccagcccagatGTCTCCCAGCCAGAG ccttcagccccaaaagcagaCGCTGTGACTCTGAAGAAGCCCGAAGCAGAAGGCTCCACTCCACATCAG GTGGACGGAGGCACCCCTGGCATCAGGGACACCACCACCACTGCCCAGGCTGGCACCACAGAGACAGCGCTGGTGACCTCA GATCATGGCGCCAAGGCTGGCAAAGGGGCCGCTCCCACCACAGACCTTCGCTCTCTGTCACCG ATCTCTGGCggctctgctgggaaggagGTGCTCACCAGCATATTCAGCGCCACTGCGGAGACGCTCTCCACTTCCACCACCACCCACGTTACCAAg ACTGTGAAGGGGGGCTTCTCCGAGACCCGGATAGAGAAGCGCATCATCATCACAGGAGATGAAGATGTGGACCAGGACCAG GCACTGGCTTTAGCAATCAAAGAGGCAAAACTCCAGCACCCCGACATGCTGGTAACCAAAGCTGTGGTGTACAGAGAAACAGAGCCCTCTCCAGAGGAAAGGGACAAGAAACCTCAG GAATCTTGA